The genomic stretch CAACGCGCGCGGCCCAGGAGAAACTCGAGCTTGCGCACCTTGTTGCCGCCGTACTCCAGCGCGGTGAGGTCGTCCCGCTTGACGTGAAAACTCGCCGCGCCAAGCAGGGACTCGAAACCGGGAACGCGCGCGACGGGGGTGGGCAGCGTGGCAAACCGTTCCAGCGGCAGGGGTTCCCGTAATCCGGGATAAGCTTCAAGCAGCGGGCGCATGACGCCGGCATTCCTCTCATACTTCTCGTTTGCGCGCGCCTTGCCCGCAAGACCATTCCGCGCAACGGCGCAACGCATGTGGGAAGCATACCATGTTCCATCGGACGCGCCCAATCGCGCGTTTGTGGTGTCGCGCCATTACGGCGCCAGTTGGGCGCTTGTGGCGGCGTTTCGGAGTCCGAGTCGCGGCGCCGCACGAGAACGTGGTAAGATTACGGCATTACACCCAGAGCATTACGGGGATACAAGCACCGCGGAAGTTCCGCCATCCCGGCGGCTAGCTTGTCTGCTGCGTCTTTGAAACGAGCGTAGCTCAAATCACCACTATGCAAGTCCTCAATCTGCGCATTATTGCAAGGACCCTGAGCATCATTGCGGCGGGTTCCGGCGTGGCTTTCCTGCCGTCCATCGGCTGGGCCGCGTACTACGCGGAATGGTGGACGATTCCCCCCATTTTCGCCGCTTCCTGCATCGCCTGGACTGTAGCCGCCCTGCTCTACGGGATTGGAAGGAAGGCGGACAACCAGTTGTATCAGCGCGAGGCGCTGGTTATTGTCGTGTTCAGTTGGGTGCTTTCGGGCGTGCTCGGCGCGCTTCCTTTCGTGTGCTCGGGTCTGCTCGAGCCGGTGGGCGCGGTCTTCGAGTGCGTGTCGGGCTACACCACGACGGGCGCCAGTGTCGTAGACAACCTCGCGGAATGGCCGCACAGCCTTCTCTTCTGGCGTTCGTTCACCCACTGGCTCGGCGGCATCGGCATTGTGGTCATGTTCATGGCCATCCTGCCGTATCTGGCGGCCAGCGGCAAGCTGTTGTTCATGACCGAATCCTCCGGGCCGGACCCCCGCGGGTTGCGGCCGCATCTGCGCGACACGGCACTGGTGCTGCTCCAGATATACATCGTCCTGACCCTGCTCAACACGGCGGCCTATCTTCTTACGGGCAAGATGGACCTTTTCGACTCGCTTTGTCATGCGTTCGGCACGCTTGCGACGGGTGGTTTTTCCACGCGCCAGGAAAGCATTTATTACTATCAGAGCTTGCCTGTCGAACTGGTCACGATTCTGTTCATGGTCTGCGGCGCGTCGAGTTTCGGCCTGTATCTGGCGTTGGTCCAGGGCGACCGGCTTGCTTTCTTCCGCAGTACGGAATGGCGCGCCATGATTGGCGTCCTGGCCGCCGCGACGCTGCTTGCGGCGACGAACGTGGCCGGGTTCTGGGGCGCGGCGCCGGCGGGGCAGCCCGCGCTGGAGACCCAGGAGTCTCCCGGTTTCTGGCACAGCCTCCGCGTTGCGGCATTCAGCGTGACCTCGCTTATGACCAACACCGGCTACGTTACCGAAGACTACGATGCGTGGCCCTTCTTCTCGCGCATGCTGCTCGTCGTGGTCATGTGCATCGGCGGTTCGGCGGGGTCTACGGCGGGCGGCATGAAGGTTGTCCGGATCGTGATGGTATTCAAGATGCTGCGCAACCGGCTGGAACGCCTGTTCCGGCCGTATACGGTGCGCGCGCTGCGCGTGGACAACGAGGTCATCGATGACACCGTGCAGCGCAACGTCCTGCTGTTTGTCCTTGCCTATCTCCTGTGTCTGGGCGGGTGTTCGCTGGTGATGTCCGCGTTCGGCCTGCCCTTCGACTCCGCCGTATCCGCCGTGGCCACCTGCATGAGTAACACGGGGCCCGGCCTGGGCCTGGTCGGCGGCATGGAAACCTGCTCCATCGTGCCGCCCGGCGGCCAGGTTTTCCTTGTCTTCTGCATG from Candidatus Hydrogenedentota bacterium encodes the following:
- a CDS encoding TrkH family potassium uptake protein is translated as MQVLNLRIIARTLSIIAAGSGVAFLPSIGWAAYYAEWWTIPPIFAASCIAWTVAALLYGIGRKADNQLYQREALVIVVFSWVLSGVLGALPFVCSGLLEPVGAVFECVSGYTTTGASVVDNLAEWPHSLLFWRSFTHWLGGIGIVVMFMAILPYLAASGKLLFMTESSGPDPRGLRPHLRDTALVLLQIYIVLTLLNTAAYLLTGKMDLFDSLCHAFGTLATGGFSTRQESIYYYQSLPVELVTILFMVCGASSFGLYLALVQGDRLAFFRSTEWRAMIGVLAAATLLAATNVAGFWGAAPAGQPALETQESPGFWHSLRVAAFSVTSLMTNTGYVTEDYDAWPFFSRMLLVVVMCIGGSAGSTAGGMKVVRIVMVFKMLRNRLERLFRPYTVRALRVDNEVIDDTVQRNVLLFVLAYLLCLGGCSLVMSAFGLPFDSAVSAVATCMSNTGPGLGLVGGMETCSIVPPGGQVFLVFCMILGRLEVLAVLVLFMPGFWRSK